In a genomic window of Fundidesulfovibrio soli:
- a CDS encoding ATP-binding protein gives MSEQDDSRTPRTSRQAADQGLEAPKTSPAGTARPDPAGLLAAERDRLDALLRRSNRAVRAYSACSRLIVKASDETLLLRDICRFMVEAAGYRMAWVGAPLNDQGRSVVPIAQVGYEDGYLENARISWGDNAFGRGPTGTAARTGAPVVCQNIQEDPNLLPWRAEAARRGYASSIALPLLLKDGLLGVLTVYSDEPDAFEHDEFGLLVELAGTLAYGIDSLRARAARRNAELALLDNERKLRALYESLEEGLCLHEIVYDDSGRPCDYSIIDVNPKYEKILGITREEAMGASATTLYGAGEPPYLDIYARVAETGEPIYFETYFAPLDQHFRISAFSPQRGQVAVLFNDISKRKVAEEELKRLNETLEQRVQEQTREIRAALEAANAANRAKSAFLANMSHEIRTPMNGILGMTQLALKQDLSDDVREYLNLVQRSGRSLLEIINDILDISRIEAGKLILECRPFSLRELIAFTLKPLEIAARGKGLEFTYAVDPAVPDRQLGDSGRLRQILTNVAGNAVKFTERGRVAVTVGPGTTRNPHKSGLLFTVRDDGIGIPRDCLCSIFENFEQAASPGHVKYGGTGLGLAISKGLVEMMGGAIWVESELGKGSAFSFLVELDRIEDAAAAGGPEPAQARVPKPGLRLLLAEDDPISRLYAKKTLQLWGHEVVAVENGQQAIEALREASFDLVLMDALMPELDGEQATRLIRSGHAGDRDVYIVAVTAYALQGDRERFLAAGMNDYISKPFTTEELLGALHRATGWIRRR, from the coding sequence ATGAGCGAACAGGACGACAGCCGCACTCCCCGCACCTCGCGCCAGGCAGCGGACCAGGGGCTTGAAGCGCCTAAAACGAGCCCCGCCGGGACAGCCCGCCCTGATCCGGCCGGGCTCCTTGCCGCCGAGAGAGACCGGCTCGATGCGCTCCTGCGGCGTTCCAACAGGGCCGTCCGCGCCTACAGCGCCTGTTCCCGCCTGATCGTCAAGGCCTCGGACGAAACACTGCTGCTGCGCGATATCTGCCGCTTCATGGTCGAGGCCGCGGGATACAGGATGGCCTGGGTCGGCGCGCCACTCAACGATCAAGGGCGAAGCGTGGTTCCCATCGCCCAGGTCGGCTACGAGGACGGCTACCTGGAGAACGCCAGGATATCCTGGGGCGACAACGCGTTCGGGCGGGGCCCCACCGGCACGGCCGCGCGCACGGGCGCCCCGGTGGTCTGCCAGAACATCCAGGAGGACCCCAATCTTCTCCCCTGGAGGGCCGAGGCCGCCCGGCGCGGGTACGCCTCCTCCATCGCGCTGCCTCTGCTGCTCAAGGACGGGCTGCTCGGCGTGCTCACCGTGTATTCGGACGAGCCCGACGCCTTCGAGCATGACGAATTCGGCCTGCTGGTGGAGCTGGCCGGCACCCTGGCCTACGGCATCGACTCCCTGCGCGCCCGCGCCGCCCGGAGAAACGCCGAACTGGCCCTGCTGGACAACGAGCGCAAGCTGCGTGCCCTGTACGAGTCGCTGGAGGAAGGATTGTGCCTGCACGAGATAGTGTACGACGATTCAGGCCGCCCCTGCGACTACTCCATCATCGACGTCAACCCCAAGTACGAGAAGATCCTCGGCATCACCCGCGAGGAGGCAATGGGGGCTTCGGCCACGACACTGTACGGCGCGGGGGAGCCTCCGTACCTCGACATCTACGCCCGGGTGGCCGAAACCGGGGAACCCATCTACTTCGAGACCTATTTCGCCCCGCTTGACCAGCACTTCAGGATTTCGGCCTTCTCCCCCCAAAGGGGGCAGGTGGCCGTGCTCTTCAACGACATCTCCAAGCGCAAAGTTGCCGAGGAGGAGCTGAAGCGATTGAACGAGACCCTGGAGCAGCGGGTCCAGGAACAGACGCGGGAAATCAGGGCCGCCCTGGAGGCCGCCAACGCCGCCAACCGGGCCAAGAGCGCCTTCCTGGCCAACATGAGCCACGAGATACGCACGCCCATGAACGGCATTCTCGGCATGACCCAACTGGCCCTGAAACAGGACCTGTCCGATGACGTGCGGGAGTACCTGAACCTGGTGCAGCGTTCGGGCCGGTCCCTGCTGGAAATCATCAATGACATCCTCGACATTTCGAGGATCGAGGCCGGGAAGCTCATCCTCGAGTGCCGTCCTTTCAGCCTGCGCGAACTGATCGCCTTCACGCTCAAGCCCCTGGAAATCGCAGCGCGGGGAAAAGGGTTGGAGTTCACGTACGCCGTCGATCCCGCCGTGCCTGATCGGCAACTGGGTGACAGCGGGCGGCTCCGGCAGATCCTGACCAACGTGGCGGGCAACGCCGTGAAGTTCACCGAGCGCGGCCGCGTGGCCGTTACCGTCGGCCCCGGCACGACCAGGAACCCGCACAAGTCCGGCCTGCTGTTCACCGTCCGGGACGACGGGATCGGCATCCCGCGGGACTGCCTCTGCTCCATCTTCGAAAATTTCGAGCAGGCCGCCTCCCCGGGTCACGTCAAATACGGGGGCACCGGGCTCGGGCTGGCCATCTCCAAGGGCCTCGTGGAGATGATGGGCGGCGCCATATGGGTCGAGAGCGAGCTGGGCAAGGGCAGCGCGTTCTCCTTCCTGGTCGAGCTGGACAGGATCGAGGACGCCGCGGCCGCAGGGGGCCCCGAGCCTGCGCAGGCCCGGGTTCCCAAGCCCGGCCTGAGGCTGCTCCTGGCCGAGGACGACCCCATAAGCCGCCTCTACGCGAAGAAGACCCTGCAGCTCTGGGGCCATGAGGTCGTGGCCGTGGAGAACGGGCAACAAGCCATCGAAGCCCTGCGGGAGGCGAGCTTCGACCTCGTGCTCATGGACGCGCTCATGCCCGAACTGGACGGGGAACAGGCCACGCGGCTCATCCGCTCCGGCCACGCGGGCGACCGGGACGTCTACATCGTCGCCGTCACCGCCTATGCGCTCCAGGGCGACCGGGAGCGCTTTCTGGCCGCGGGCATGAACGACTACATTTCCAAACCGTTCACCACCGAAGAACTGCTAGGCGCGCTGCACAGGGCCACGGGCTGGATCCGGCGGCGCTGA
- a CDS encoding lactate permease LctP family transporter yields MSLKSFAFGLSALRREPSRTIRKHRPVAGARAWFALAAALVVAVSLGLAAPAIAADEPAPGDPSALPDKGGNCVALVDKALAYLKANGRDKALAAFNSPDGEFVKDGLYVFAYDFYGVNKALATNPALVGTNLIDAKDAEGREFIKGMIGLVRKGGGWYDYIWEGHEKTSYVVKADDTLWIGCGEYKNEAVTLVEKALAYIKAVGKEKALAEFNKPNGAFVDRGLYIFAYDFNGVNKSLATHHELVGKELLDMKDPDGKPFIREMIATVSKGGGWVDYKWDGYEKSSYVVRVDDDLWIGCGEFRHSAAKMYGLFGLAIIPIIWLMISLGVLKMPAHVATLLSLGITVALALAAFNMPALWALTATLEGAALGLWPIVLVIVAAIFTYNMALHTKSMDTIKTMLANITTDRRIQVLILAWGFGGFLEAVAGYGTAVAIPASILAALGCDPLFAALICLTANTVPTAFGAIGIPVLTLAQLTNLDVNILSYQIALQLTLFIIVIPMLLVVLTTRSLKGLKGVVGISLASGAAFAIPELLAARFLGAELPALAGSVCSMAVTIFIAKKFYKEEHDGQAGPSITFKQGFLAWLPYILVLAFIVGSSPVVEPVYKALASIKTSVTIYQGKGAAPFVFKWIATPGTLIIIATVIAGLIQGARMGEIVSVFFMTVKKLSKSAFTVLCIVSMSKVMAYSGMISAIAVVLVKVTGPYFAFISPMIGALGTFVTGSDTSANVLFGKLQVEVASKTGVDPYWLAAANTAGATGGKMISPQSIAVATAATGLVGSEGRILNQTLKYCMVYVAFLGVFVYLGSLFLKG; encoded by the coding sequence GTGAGTTTGAAGTCATTCGCCTTTGGCCTTTCCGCGCTCCGCAGGGAGCCTTCCCGCACAATCCGCAAACACCGGCCCGTTGCGGGCGCGCGCGCCTGGTTCGCCCTGGCCGCCGCCCTGGTCGTGGCCGTTTCCCTTGGCCTGGCCGCCCCAGCCATCGCCGCCGACGAACCTGCCCCCGGCGACCCCTCCGCCCTGCCCGACAAGGGCGGCAACTGCGTGGCCCTGGTGGACAAAGCCCTGGCCTACCTCAAGGCCAACGGCAGGGATAAGGCCCTGGCCGCCTTCAACAGCCCCGACGGTGAGTTCGTGAAGGACGGCCTCTACGTGTTCGCCTACGACTTCTACGGCGTGAACAAGGCCCTGGCCACCAACCCCGCCCTGGTGGGCACCAACCTCATCGACGCCAAGGACGCCGAGGGCCGCGAGTTCATCAAGGGTATGATCGGCCTCGTGCGCAAGGGCGGCGGCTGGTACGACTACATCTGGGAGGGCCACGAGAAGACCTCCTACGTGGTCAAGGCCGACGACACCCTCTGGATCGGCTGCGGCGAGTACAAAAACGAAGCCGTGACCCTGGTGGAGAAGGCCCTGGCCTACATCAAGGCCGTGGGCAAGGAGAAGGCCCTGGCCGAATTCAACAAGCCCAACGGCGCCTTCGTGGACCGCGGGCTCTACATCTTCGCCTACGACTTCAACGGGGTGAACAAGTCCCTGGCCACCCACCACGAGCTCGTCGGCAAGGAACTCCTGGACATGAAGGACCCCGACGGCAAGCCCTTCATCAGGGAGATGATCGCCACCGTGAGCAAGGGCGGCGGCTGGGTGGACTACAAGTGGGACGGCTACGAGAAGTCCTCCTACGTGGTGCGGGTCGATGACGACCTCTGGATCGGCTGCGGCGAGTTCCGCCACTCTGCCGCCAAGATGTACGGCCTGTTCGGCCTGGCCATCATCCCCATCATCTGGCTGATGATTTCGCTCGGCGTGCTCAAGATGCCCGCCCACGTGGCCACCCTGCTCTCCCTGGGCATCACCGTGGCCCTGGCCCTGGCCGCCTTCAACATGCCCGCGCTCTGGGCGCTCACGGCCACGCTGGAGGGCGCGGCGCTGGGCCTGTGGCCCATCGTGCTGGTCATCGTGGCGGCCATCTTCACCTACAACATGGCCCTGCACACCAAGAGCATGGACACCATCAAGACCATGCTGGCCAACATCACCACGGACCGCCGCATCCAGGTGCTCATCCTGGCCTGGGGCTTCGGCGGCTTCCTGGAGGCCGTGGCGGGCTACGGCACGGCGGTGGCCATCCCGGCCTCCATCCTGGCGGCCCTGGGCTGCGACCCCCTGTTCGCGGCGCTCATCTGCCTGACCGCCAACACCGTGCCCACCGCCTTTGGGGCCATCGGCATCCCGGTGCTGACCCTGGCCCAGCTCACCAACTTGGACGTGAACATCCTGAGCTACCAGATCGCCCTGCAGCTCACCCTGTTCATCATCGTCATCCCCATGCTGCTGGTGGTGCTCACCACCCGGAGCCTCAAGGGCTTGAAGGGCGTGGTCGGCATCTCCCTGGCTTCGGGCGCGGCCTTCGCCATCCCCGAATTGCTCGCGGCCAGGTTCCTGGGCGCGGAGCTCCCGGCCCTGGCGGGCAGCGTATGCAGCATGGCCGTCACCATCTTCATCGCCAAGAAATTCTACAAGGAGGAGCACGACGGACAGGCCGGGCCCTCCATCACCTTCAAGCAGGGCTTCCTGGCCTGGCTGCCCTACATCCTGGTGCTGGCCTTCATCGTGGGCAGCAGCCCCGTGGTGGAGCCGGTGTACAAGGCCCTGGCCTCCATCAAGACCTCCGTGACCATCTACCAGGGCAAGGGCGCGGCGCCCTTCGTGTTCAAGTGGATCGCCACCCCGGGCACGCTGATCATCATCGCCACGGTGATCGCCGGGCTGATCCAGGGTGCGAGGATGGGCGAGATCGTCTCGGTGTTCTTCATGACCGTGAAGAAGCTCTCCAAGTCGGCCTTCACGGTGCTGTGCATCGTGTCCATGTCCAAGGTGATGGCCTACAGCGGCATGATCTCGGCCATCGCGGTGGTGCTGGTGAAGGTGACGGGACCGTATTTCGCGTTCATCTCCCCCATGATCGGGGCGCTGGGCACCTTCGTTACCGGCAGCGACACCTCGGCCAACGTGCTCTTCGGCAAGCTCCAGGTGGAAGTGGCCTCCAAGACCGGTGTGGACCCCTACTGGCTGGCCGCCGCCAACACGGCGGGCGCCACGGGCGGCAAGATGATCTCGCCCCAGAGCATCGCCGTGGCCACCGCCGCCACCGGGCTGGTGGGCTCGGAGGGCAGGATACTGAACCAGACGCTCAAGTACTGCATGGTGTACGTGGCGTTCCTGGGCGTGTTCGTCTACCTGGGCAGCCTGTTCCTCAAGGGCTAG
- a CDS encoding terminase large subunit domain-containing protein produces METDITVHTGYAPLRFQREIHAGLKRFSVLVCHRRFGKTVLCVNALIDAAHRDGQPAQRLAYVAPTLVQAKRVAWDYLKRYALAVPGAKANETGLCVDFENGARISFYGADQPDSLRGIYLDGAVLDEYADFRPEAYSMVIRPALSDRRGFAVFIGTPRGHNHFHQLYQNALRDPAWYAARFPASATGLIPGEELESARSQMSQAQFRQEYECDFDVTGEDCLIPLACVLDAVGRNVGYRHSGLVMGLDVGLSLGGDPSAIVVRQGGKVLHVEEFRLDDSLAVAGRARECFELMRPEALYVDSVGWGAGAAHILSGWGLPAVAVNVAEAAASSERFNRRRDELWWKAREFFASRTAAIDDTVPLAHKLAAELSAPRYAYLPSGRIKVEGKDELKRRGVPSPNLADAFVLTMAHADRFQAAEETCNHAEGIEPSRFL; encoded by the coding sequence ATGGAAACCGACATCACCGTGCACACGGGCTACGCGCCGCTCCGCTTCCAGCGCGAGATCCACGCCGGGCTCAAGCGCTTCTCCGTGCTGGTTTGCCACCGGCGCTTCGGCAAGACCGTGCTCTGCGTCAACGCGCTCATCGACGCCGCGCATCGCGACGGCCAGCCCGCCCAGCGCCTGGCCTATGTGGCCCCCACCCTGGTGCAGGCCAAGCGCGTGGCCTGGGACTACCTCAAACGCTACGCCCTGGCCGTGCCCGGGGCCAAGGCCAACGAGACCGGCCTCTGTGTGGATTTCGAGAACGGCGCGCGCATCAGCTTCTACGGCGCGGACCAGCCCGACAGCCTGCGCGGCATCTACCTCGACGGCGCGGTCCTGGACGAATACGCCGATTTCCGGCCCGAGGCCTACTCCATGGTCATCCGGCCCGCCCTCTCGGACAGGCGCGGCTTCGCCGTGTTCATCGGCACCCCGCGCGGCCACAACCACTTCCACCAGCTCTACCAGAACGCCCTGCGCGACCCGGCCTGGTACGCGGCCCGCTTCCCGGCCAGCGCCACGGGCCTGATCCCCGGCGAGGAGTTGGAGTCCGCCCGCTCGCAGATGAGCCAGGCCCAGTTCCGCCAGGAGTACGAGTGCGACTTCGATGTCACCGGGGAGGACTGCCTCATCCCCCTGGCCTGCGTGCTGGACGCCGTGGGCCGCAACGTGGGCTACCGGCACAGCGGGCTGGTCATGGGCCTGGACGTGGGCCTGTCGCTCGGCGGCGACCCCTCGGCCATCGTGGTGCGCCAGGGCGGCAAGGTGCTGCATGTGGAGGAGTTCCGGCTGGACGACTCCCTGGCCGTGGCCGGGCGCGCCCGCGAGTGCTTCGAGCTGATGCGCCCCGAGGCCCTCTACGTGGACAGCGTGGGCTGGGGCGCGGGCGCGGCGCACATCCTCTCCGGCTGGGGCCTGCCCGCCGTGGCAGTGAACGTGGCCGAGGCCGCGGCCTCCTCGGAGCGCTTCAACCGCCGCCGCGACGAGCTGTGGTGGAAGGCCCGCGAGTTCTTCGCCAGCCGCACGGCCGCCATCGACGACACCGTTCCCCTGGCCCACAAGCTGGCCGCCGAGCTTTCGGCCCCGCGCTACGCCTACCTGCCCAGCGGCAGGATCAAGGTGGAGGGCAAGGACGAGCTCAAGCGACGCGGCGTGCCCTCCCCCAACCTTGCCGACGCCTTCGTGCTGACCATGGCCCACGCCGACCGGTTCCAGGCGGCGGAGGAAACCTGCAACCACGCGGAAGGCATTGAGCCTTCCCGTTTTCTTTAA
- a CDS encoding portal protein produces the protein MPMTDNDLLALIQPDMDAARAYQAELSAEREKHYRWYRAEPYGNERPGWSQTVHPTIFSVVEWMKPGLVDVFTGEFFTFNPVVRGDNPEEAKQARDRADRLRRYVRHKLFGPLEGEQLIEDFIHDCLVNHYGVMKVTQRDDYDLTTELLPEMGVEELEALAAEDTSIVDIRGGKSVTLRDPASGAERPGLRGAKAVRRKSLYQGFHLEVVPPRELYMLPGYADLAKNPFVAHVVKRDLDSIRRQELAGVYRKGSAEALRARADQRRGMAETSGEYAALHEADGVAAQGGPDGPTRPGTPEVFVWECYLRLPVDETGLLKPCIVTVCEDVILRGPVENPYGGPPFELGYVYKEPHKLLGRPVAAVLDHRQRVLSNLLRNIQDQAAMSTYRGFLTTDARARKILSGMGPGDVSLVPSLGTVQELAPSPTDKFILDAFQLTLGEVAKESGVSADMQGLDNNSLNHTALGMQLRLTAGMQRQKLYARRIARAFRRILARVLDVIRLYPPEDDRRVVGADVFIEPGDLAGEYAVAIDVGVGPQERQDSARLMDELVQMMLKAGLQLGVCDAKGLIKAIKAKYEYLDIDVSEYLRDEASMDQVEGLKRRADGLLRDNQVMARALGKGGRDPGAHLGAGPVPGPVSGPGVDPMPRPAPIPGGGPGPRPGSFSSPVLTPPGAPLPPGMIPGPQGGPQ, from the coding sequence ATGCCCATGACCGACAACGACCTGCTGGCCCTGATCCAGCCCGACATGGACGCGGCCCGCGCCTACCAGGCCGAGCTCTCGGCCGAGCGCGAGAAGCACTACCGCTGGTACCGCGCCGAACCATACGGCAACGAGCGCCCTGGCTGGTCCCAGACCGTGCATCCCACCATCTTCTCGGTGGTGGAGTGGATGAAGCCCGGCCTTGTGGACGTGTTCACCGGCGAGTTCTTCACCTTCAACCCCGTGGTGCGCGGCGACAACCCCGAGGAGGCCAAACAGGCCCGCGACCGGGCCGACCGCCTGCGCCGCTACGTGCGCCACAAGCTCTTCGGCCCCCTGGAAGGGGAGCAGCTCATCGAGGACTTCATCCACGACTGCCTGGTGAACCACTACGGCGTGATGAAGGTCACCCAGCGCGACGACTACGACCTGACCACCGAGCTGCTGCCCGAGATGGGCGTGGAGGAGCTGGAAGCCCTGGCCGCCGAAGACACGAGCATCGTGGACATCCGGGGCGGCAAGTCCGTCACCCTGCGCGACCCGGCCAGCGGGGCGGAGCGGCCCGGGCTGCGCGGGGCCAAGGCCGTGCGCCGCAAGAGCCTCTACCAGGGCTTCCACCTGGAGGTGGTGCCCCCGCGCGAGCTGTACATGCTGCCCGGCTACGCCGACCTGGCCAAGAACCCCTTCGTGGCCCACGTGGTCAAGCGCGACCTGGACTCCATCCGCCGCCAGGAGCTGGCCGGGGTCTACCGCAAGGGCAGCGCCGAGGCCCTGCGCGCCAGGGCGGACCAGCGCCGCGGCATGGCCGAGACATCCGGGGAATACGCCGCGCTGCACGAGGCGGACGGCGTGGCGGCCCAGGGCGGCCCTGACGGACCGACGCGCCCGGGAACGCCCGAGGTGTTCGTCTGGGAGTGCTACCTGCGTCTGCCCGTGGACGAGACCGGGCTGCTCAAGCCCTGCATCGTCACCGTCTGCGAGGACGTGATCCTGCGCGGCCCCGTGGAGAACCCCTACGGCGGTCCGCCCTTCGAGCTGGGCTACGTCTACAAGGAGCCGCACAAGCTGCTGGGCCGCCCCGTGGCCGCCGTGCTGGACCACCGCCAGCGGGTGCTCTCCAACCTGCTGCGCAACATCCAGGACCAGGCCGCCATGAGCACCTACCGGGGCTTCCTGACCACGGACGCGCGCGCCCGCAAGATCCTCTCCGGCATGGGGCCTGGCGACGTCTCCCTGGTGCCCTCCCTGGGCACCGTGCAGGAGCTGGCCCCCTCGCCCACGGACAAGTTCATCCTGGACGCCTTCCAGCTCACCTTGGGGGAGGTGGCCAAGGAGTCCGGCGTCAGCGCGGACATGCAGGGCCTGGACAACAACTCCCTGAACCACACCGCCCTGGGCATGCAGCTGCGCCTCACCGCCGGGATGCAGCGCCAGAAGCTCTACGCCAGGCGCATCGCACGGGCCTTCCGGCGCATCCTGGCGCGCGTGCTGGACGTGATCCGCCTCTACCCGCCCGAGGACGACCGGCGTGTGGTTGGCGCGGACGTGTTCATCGAGCCCGGGGACCTGGCCGGGGAGTACGCCGTGGCCATCGACGTGGGCGTGGGCCCGCAGGAGCGCCAGGACAGCGCCCGGCTCATGGACGAGCTGGTGCAGATGATGCTCAAGGCCGGGCTGCAGTTGGGCGTGTGCGACGCCAAGGGGCTGATCAAGGCCATCAAGGCCAAATACGAATACCTGGACATCGACGTGTCGGAGTACCTGCGCGACGAAGCCTCCATGGACCAGGTGGAGGGCCTCAAGCGCAGGGCGGACGGCCTGCTGCGCGACAACCAGGTCATGGCCAGGGCCTTGGGCAAGGGCGGCCGCGATCCCGGGGCACACCTCGGAGCCGGTCCTGTTCCCGGCCCCGTTTCTGGCCCGGGAGTCGACCCCATGCCCAGGCCCGCCCCCATACCCGGCGGCGGCCCCGGGCCAAGACCCGGCTCCTTTTCCAGCCCCGTCCTGACGCCTCCCGGCGCTCCCCTGCCTCCCGGCATGATCCCCGGCCCCCAGGGAGGCCCGCAGTGA
- a CDS encoding RCC1 domain-containing protein → MQPTGITPGLTIHFSAILGLLFWLCSSSNAFSAPPASAFKRFIAAENAFTLACDATGAAWTWGWNNFGQIGRGVNPDQLVPYKLTGVSGVVAVAAGYSASMAVTSSGSVLGWGLNGSGQLGTGETGSHFSPVLTGFSGIKAVSMYTHTLALAKNGTVWVSGANGNGQLGLSTTESRSTPAQIPDFTGVQAVEAGIGFSLALKSDGTVWAWGNGWSGVLGLGDTDDRWSPIQIPSLSGIVAISTTGSHCLALDNQGAVWAWGLNDNGQLGTGDTSPRYSPIRVNGLPTVQAVATGYYHSMALTAGGVPWAWGGNSGGQLGTGDSSTRLEPVQSPPGKSGFVTLTAGVGHSLAVDEKGGVWAWGTNSHGCFGDGTSTSSPSPVRSLPTLRLPAPGSTAAALLLLGN, encoded by the coding sequence ATGCAACCCACCGGCATCACTCCTGGCCTTACAATCCACTTTTCCGCAATTCTCGGCCTACTGTTCTGGCTCTGCAGCTCTTCCAATGCGTTCAGCGCTCCCCCAGCTTCGGCCTTCAAACGTTTCATCGCAGCGGAGAACGCTTTTACCCTGGCCTGCGACGCCACCGGCGCCGCCTGGACCTGGGGTTGGAACAACTTCGGGCAGATCGGCAGAGGCGTAAACCCGGATCAGCTCGTCCCGTACAAACTCACGGGCGTTTCCGGCGTCGTCGCCGTCGCGGCCGGTTACAGCGCCTCCATGGCCGTGACCTCCAGCGGCTCGGTCCTGGGCTGGGGCCTCAACGGCAGCGGACAGCTCGGCACCGGCGAGACCGGCAGCCATTTCTCGCCCGTGCTCACCGGGTTCTCCGGCATCAAGGCTGTTTCCATGTACACGCACACCTTGGCCCTGGCCAAAAATGGCACGGTCTGGGTCAGCGGGGCCAACGGCAACGGACAGCTGGGCCTCAGCACCACGGAGAGCCGCAGCACCCCCGCCCAGATTCCGGATTTCACGGGCGTGCAGGCCGTCGAGGCCGGGATAGGCTTCTCCCTGGCGCTCAAGAGCGACGGCACGGTCTGGGCCTGGGGCAACGGCTGGTCGGGAGTGCTGGGCCTGGGTGACACGGACGACCGCTGGTCCCCGATCCAGATTCCCAGCCTGTCGGGCATCGTGGCCATCAGCACCACCGGCTCGCACTGCCTGGCCCTGGACAATCAGGGCGCGGTGTGGGCATGGGGTCTGAACGACAACGGGCAACTTGGCACCGGCGACACCTCGCCACGGTATTCGCCCATCAGGGTGAACGGCTTGCCAACGGTCCAGGCCGTGGCCACGGGCTACTACCATTCCATGGCCCTGACGGCCGGGGGCGTGCCCTGGGCCTGGGGCGGCAACAGCGGCGGCCAGCTGGGCACGGGGGACTCCAGCACTCGGCTGGAGCCGGTGCAGTCGCCCCCGGGCAAATCCGGATTTGTCACCCTGACGGCCGGCGTGGGCCACTCACTGGCCGTGGACGAAAAGGGAGGCGTATGGGCCTGGGGCACGAACAGCCACGGCTGCTTCGGCGACGGCACCAGCACGTCGAGCCCGTCGCCCGTGCGCAGCCTGCCGACGCTGCGTCTGCCCGCGCCCGGTTCCACGGCTGCGGCGCTGCTGCTCCTGGGCAACTGA